Below is a genomic region from Demequina sp. NBRC 110054.
GGGAGCGAGAGGTCCGTCACGGACGGACCGGGATGATCCCGAAAGGCGCGAGGTCTGCCGCACCACCGTCGCTCGAGGTGAGCACCCAGATGCCATCCTCGTGGACCGCGATGGAGTGCTCCCAGTGCGCGGCGCGCGAGCCGTCGGCGGAGACGACCGTCCAGTCGTCCTCGAGCACGGCGCTGTCGGGCGTGCCGATCACGAACATCGGCTCGATCGCCACGCACATGCCGGGCTTGACCTTGGGATGGCGGCCACGCGTGCGGTAGTTGAGCACATCGGGCGCCTGGTGCATGGCGGTGCCGATGCCATGGCCGACGTACCCCTCGATCGGGTGCACTCCGGCGTCGATGGCAACGTCCTCGATCGCGGCGGAGACCTCATCCAGGCGCGTGGCGGTAGCGAGCGCGGCGATCCCCGCCCACAGCGCCTTGCGCGTCGCGGCGATCAGGGCCGCATCCTGGTCGGCCGCGGGCTTCCCCACCGAGAAGCTCAGCGCCGAATCGCCGTGCCAGCCATCGATGATCGCGCCGCAGTCGATCGAGACCAGATCGCCCTCCTCGAGCACCCGGTCCCCCGGGATGCCGTGGACCACCTCGTCGTTGACGGACACGCAGCTCGACGCGGGGAACCCGTAGTAGCCCAGGAAGTTCGACGTCGCACCGCCCGCCGCGATCGCGGCAGCGGCGGCGGCGTCGACGTCACGGGTGCGAGCACCCGGCACGGCCGCGGCCTTCGCCGCGGCAAGGGCCGACTCGACCACGAGACCCGCACGCGCCATGACGCGCATCTGCTCGCGCGTCTTGTACTCGATCTTGTCGGCCATGCGTGCAGGTGGGACTCGGGCGGCTCAGTGAGCCTCGACGGCGCCCACGATGCGCGAGGTCACCTCGGCGACCTCGCCGATACCGTCCACCTGCACGAGCAGGCCGCGGCCCGCGTAGAACGCGGTCAGCGGAGCGGTCGACGTCGCGTAGACCTCGAGGCGCTTGCGGATGACGGGCTCGGTATCGTCGGCGCGGCCCTCGATCTCGGCACGCTTCAGCAGGCGCTCGATCACGAGCTCCGCGTCGGCGGTGATCTCGATCGCGGAGTCGAGCTCCACCCCGAGGTCGGACAGCATCGAGTCGAGCTCGACCGCCTGATCGGGGTTGCGAGGGTAGCCGTCGAGCAGGAAGCCGTTCGCCACGTCGTCCTGCGCGAGGCGGTCCCTCACCATCGCGTTGGTGATCTCGTCGGGGACGAGCGCACCGGCGTTCATGTACTCCTGCGCCTTGCGGCCGAGCTCGGTCTGACCCTTCACGTTCGCACGGAAGATGTCGCCGGTGGAGATCGCGGGGATCTGCCACTGCTCGGCCAGGCGCGCCGCCTGGGTGCCCTTGCCTGCTCCGGGAGGACCGAGAAGCACTGCACGCATCACTTGAGGAACCCTTCGTAGTGTCGCTGCTCCAGCTGGGACTCGATGCGCTTGACGGTGTCGAGTCCGACGCCGACGAGGATCAGCACCGAGGTGCCGCCCAGCGGGATGCTCTGGCTGAGTCCGAGGACCGCGAACATCACGGTCGGCACCAGCGCCACGATCGCGAGGTACAGCGAGCCCGCGGCGGTGATGCGCGAGAGGACGTAGTCGAGGAAGTCGGCGGTCGGCTTGCCGGGGCGGATGCCGGGGATGAAGCCGCCGTACTTCTTCATGTTGTCCGCGACCTCCTCGGGGTTGAACGTGATCGCCGTGTAGAAGTACGCGAAGAACACGATCATGAGGATGTACAGCGCGATGTGCCACGGCGACGTCGCGTCCGCGAGGTTGTTCTGCATCCAGACGATCCACTCGGCCGGATCGTCGCCCGCGAACTGCGTGATGACGGTCGGGAGCGCCAGCAGGGATGCCGCGAAGATCACGGGGATCACGCCCGCCATGTTGATCTTCAGCGGGATGTAGGTCGACGAGCCGCCGAGAGTGCGGCGACCGACGACGCGCTTCGCGTACTGGACCGGGATGCGGCGCTGCGACTGCTCGACGTAGACGACACCCGCGATCACCGCGAGGGTCACGAGCATGAACACGAACAGCGTGCCCCAGCCCGCCGCGTACACCGTGGTGGCGACCGTCGGGAAGCCCGCGGCGATCGAGGTGAAGATCAGCAGCGACATGCCGTTGCCGACGCCGCGCTCGGTGATGCGCTCGCCGAGCCACATGATGAACACGGTGCCCGCGGTCATCGTGAGGATCATCATCGTGATCATGACCCACGAGTCGTCCGGGATGATGTCGTAGGCGCAGTTCGGGTAGAACTGGCCGGTGCGTGCCAGCGTCACGTACGACGCGGACTGCAGGACGGCGAAGCCGATCGTGATGTAGCGCGTGTACTGCGTGAGCTTCGCCTGCCCCTCCGCGCCTTCGCGGTACAGGGTCTCGAAGCGCGGGATCAGCACCCGCAGCAGCTGCACGATGATCGACGCGGTGATGTAGGGCATGATGCCCAGCGCGAAGATCGAAAGATTCTGGAGCGCGCCGCCCGTGAACAGGTTGAGGATCGCGAAGGCACCCTCGGTGCCTCCGGTGTCCGCGATGCACTGCTGGACGTTGCCGTAGTCCACGCCAGGGGTCGGCACGGCGACGCCGAGCCGGTAGACGGCGATCATGCCGAGAGTGAAGAGCAGCTTCTTGCGCAGGTCTGGCGTGCGGAACGCACTCATGAAGCCGGACAGCATTTGTCCTCCGTTGGGTGACGTCAGATGCAAGGGGTCAGGGCACGGCGCGGGCCCGCTTCACGTGGAGCGGGCCCGCGCACGAGTCTAGCCCTGGGCGACCGAGCCGCCGGCGGCCTCGATCTTGGCCTTCGCGGACTCGGAGACCTTGTCCGCGTCCACCAGCGTCACCTTGACGGCGATGTCGCCGTTGCCCAGCACCTTGACGGGCTGGTTCTTGCGGACTGCACCCTTGGCGACGAGGTCAGCCTTGCTGACGTCTCCACCCTTGGGGAACAGCTCCGCGATCTGCGACACGTTCACGACCTGGTAGGTGATCTTGAACGGGCTCTTGAAGCCACGCAGCTTCGGGATGCGCATGTGGAGCGGGGTCTGGCCGCCCTCGAACGCCTCGGGAACCTGGTAACGGGCACCCGTTCCCTTGGTTCCACGACCCGCGGTCTTACCCTTGGACGCCTCACCACGACCCACACGGGTCTTCTTGGTGTGCGAGCCCTCAGCGGGACGCAGGTGGTGCATCTTCAGCGTCGAGACCTTCTCGGTCTTCTCAGCCTTGGGAGCCTCAGCCTTGGCCGCGGTCGCCTTCTTGGCGGCAGGCTTCTTGGCAGCCGTCGCCTTGGCGGTCGTGGACTTGGCCGCGGTCGCCTTCTCGGCAGCAGGCTTCTTCGCAGCCGGCTTCTTGGCGGCAGGCTTCTTGGCGGGAGCCTTCTTAGGCTCCGACGTCTCGTCAGCCATCACTCAACCTCCTCGACGGCGACCAGGTGGTCGACCGCCTTGACCATCCCGCGGATCTCGGGACGGTCCTCCTTCACGACGATGTCGCCGATGCGCTTGAGACCGAGCGAACGCATGGTCTCGCGGTGCTGCGGCTTGACACCGATCGTGGACTTCTTCTGAACGACCTTCAGGCGTGCCATCAGTGCGCCACCCCCGCTGCCTGAGCGCGGAGCATCGCGGCCGGGGCCACGTCCTCCACGGACTTGCCGCGACGAGCCGCGACGGCCTCGGGGCGCTCGAGGCGCTTGAGGGCGTCGACGGTCGCGTGGACGATGTTGATGGCGTTCGACGAGCCGAGCGACTTGCTCAGGACGTCGTGGATGCCAGCGCACTCGAGGACGGCGCGCACCGGACCACCGGCGATCACACCGGTACCCGGCGAGGCGGGACGAAGGAACACCACGCCCGCGGCGGCCTCACCCTGCACGACGTGCGGGATGGTGCCCTGGATGCGGGGGACGCGGAAGAAGTTGCGCTTGGCCTCCTCGACACCCTTCGAGATCGCGGCCGGCACCTCCTTCGCCTTGCCGTAGCCGATGCCGACGTTGCCCTCGCCGTCACCCACGACGACGAGCGCCGTGAAGCTGAAGCGACGGCCGCCCTTGACGACCTTGGACACGCGGTTGATCGTGACGACGCGCTCGAGGAACTTGTTGTCCGGCTCGCTGTCGCGGCGGTTGCTGCGACGGCCGTTGTTGTTCTCAGCCATATCTCTTTCCTAACCGGTCCGGCCCTAGAGGGCCAGGCCGCCCTCTCGGGCGCCGTCGGCCACCGCTGCGACGCGGCCGTGGTACTTGTTGCCGCCACGGTCGAACACGACAGCCTCGATGCCGGCAGCCTTGGCGCGCTCGGCCACGAGCTCGCCGACCTTCGACGCCTTGGCGGTCTTGTCGCCGTCCAGCTTGCGGACGTCGGCCTCCATGGTCGAGGCGGACGCGAGCGTCTTGCCGACGGTGTCGTCCACGACCTGCGCGAACATGTGACGCGACGAGCGGGTCACGACCAGGCGCGGACGCGCCGTGGTGCCCGAGATCTTCTTGCGCAGGCGGAAGTGACGACGCTTGCGCGCGATCGCCTTGCCCTTGCCCTGAACAGTGATACCCATGGCTTACTTACCCGTCTTTCCGGCCTTGCGACGGACCTGCTCGCCCGCGTAGCGCACACCCTTGCCCTTGTAGGGCTCCGGCTTGCGGATCTTGCGGATGTTCGCGGCGACCTCGCCGACCTGCTGCTTGCTGATGCCCGCGACCGAGAACTTGGTCGGGGACTCCACGGCGAACGTGATGCCCTCAGGCGGGTTCACGACGACGGGGTGCGAGAAGCCGAGGGCGAACTCGAGGTCCTTGCCCTTGAGCGCGACGCGGT
It encodes:
- the rplR gene encoding 50S ribosomal protein L18 encodes the protein MGITVQGKGKAIARKRRHFRLRKKISGTTARPRLVVTRSSRHMFAQVVDDTVGKTLASASTMEADVRKLDGDKTAKASKVGELVAERAKAAGIEAVVFDRGGNKYHGRVAAVADGAREGGLAL
- the secY gene encoding preprotein translocase subunit SecY: MLSGFMSAFRTPDLRKKLLFTLGMIAVYRLGVAVPTPGVDYGNVQQCIADTGGTEGAFAILNLFTGGALQNLSIFALGIMPYITASIIVQLLRVLIPRFETLYREGAEGQAKLTQYTRYITIGFAVLQSASYVTLARTGQFYPNCAYDIIPDDSWVMITMMILTMTAGTVFIMWLGERITERGVGNGMSLLIFTSIAAGFPTVATTVYAAGWGTLFVFMLVTLAVIAGVVYVEQSQRRIPVQYAKRVVGRRTLGGSSTYIPLKINMAGVIPVIFAASLLALPTVITQFAGDDPAEWIVWMQNNLADATSPWHIALYILMIVFFAYFYTAITFNPEEVADNMKKYGGFIPGIRPGKPTADFLDYVLSRITAAGSLYLAIVALVPTVMFAVLGLSQSIPLGGTSVLILVGVGLDTVKRIESQLEQRHYEGFLK
- the rpmD gene encoding 50S ribosomal protein L30 yields the protein MARLKVVQKKSTIGVKPQHRETMRSLGLKRIGDIVVKEDRPEIRGMVKAVDHLVAVEEVE
- the rpsE gene encoding 30S ribosomal protein S5 yields the protein MAENNNGRRSNRRDSEPDNKFLERVVTINRVSKVVKGGRRFSFTALVVVGDGEGNVGIGYGKAKEVPAAISKGVEEAKRNFFRVPRIQGTIPHVVQGEAAAGVVFLRPASPGTGVIAGGPVRAVLECAGIHDVLSKSLGSSNAINIVHATVDALKRLERPEAVAARRGKSVEDVAPAAMLRAQAAGVAH
- the map gene encoding type I methionyl aminopeptidase; this encodes MADKIEYKTREQMRVMARAGLVVESALAAAKAAAVPGARTRDVDAAAAAAIAAGGATSNFLGYYGFPASSCVSVNDEVVHGIPGDRVLEEGDLVSIDCGAIIDGWHGDSALSFSVGKPAADQDAALIAATRKALWAGIAALATATRLDEVSAAIEDVAIDAGVHPIEGYVGHGIGTAMHQAPDVLNYRTRGRHPKVKPGMCVAIEPMFVIGTPDSAVLEDDWTVVSADGSRAAHWEHSIAVHEDGIWVLTSSDGGAADLAPFGIIPVRP
- the rplO gene encoding 50S ribosomal protein L15, which translates into the protein MADETSEPKKAPAKKPAAKKPAAKKPAAEKATAAKSTTAKATAAKKPAAKKATAAKAEAPKAEKTEKVSTLKMHHLRPAEGSHTKKTRVGRGEASKGKTAGRGTKGTGARYQVPEAFEGGQTPLHMRIPKLRGFKSPFKITYQVVNVSQIAELFPKGGDVSKADLVAKGAVRKNQPVKVLGNGDIAVKVTLVDADKVSESAKAKIEAAGGSVAQG
- a CDS encoding adenylate kinase; amino-acid sequence: MRAVLLGPPGAGKGTQAARLAEQWQIPAISTGDIFRANVKGQTELGRKAQEYMNAGALVPDEITNAMVRDRLAQDDVANGFLLDGYPRNPDQAVELDSMLSDLGVELDSAIEITADAELVIERLLKRAEIEGRADDTEPVIRKRLEVYATSTAPLTAFYAGRGLLVQVDGIGEVAEVTSRIVGAVEAH